One window of Paenibacillus albicereus genomic DNA carries:
- a CDS encoding MFS transporter translates to MTLLLRNRGAFLLLMLNLFLVFTGIGLVIPIMPKFMELLGISGSLVGLLVASFSLTQLLFSPLAGRLSDRFGRKRLIVLGMTVFAVSEALFGFAEQPWLLFASRLLGGVSAALIMPAVMAYAADITTQEERAAGMGYINAAITTGFIIGPGIGGYIAEFGLRVPFYAAGVAGLIAAALTLFVLRESNPAQAGAAAADPTAQPSAASGGRRSSLIGQLLTSHREPYFFSLIVVFTLSFGLANFETVFGLFVDHRFGFEPKDIAFIITFGSIAGAVVQVTTFGWILNRFGEKRVISICLLFAGAFILLTLFVHTFWLIFAVTFVVFLAIDILRPAISTQMSKLAGADQGYVAGLNSAFTSLGNIAGPIVAGVLFDLHIGAPYALASIVLLLCFVLSTRLRSGEPGASR, encoded by the coding sequence ATGACGCTTTTACTGCGCAACCGCGGAGCATTCCTGCTCCTCATGCTCAATCTGTTCCTCGTCTTCACCGGCATCGGCCTCGTCATCCCGATCATGCCCAAATTCATGGAGCTGCTCGGCATCTCCGGCAGCCTCGTCGGCCTGCTCGTGGCCTCCTTCTCGCTGACGCAGCTGCTGTTCTCGCCGCTGGCGGGACGGCTCTCCGACCGGTTCGGCCGCAAGCGGCTGATCGTGCTCGGCATGACGGTGTTCGCCGTGTCCGAGGCGCTGTTCGGCTTCGCCGAGCAGCCGTGGCTGCTGTTCGCCTCGCGCCTGCTCGGCGGCGTCAGCGCCGCGCTCATCATGCCCGCCGTCATGGCCTACGCCGCGGACATCACGACGCAGGAAGAGCGCGCCGCCGGGATGGGCTACATCAACGCCGCGATTACGACCGGCTTCATCATCGGCCCCGGCATCGGCGGCTACATCGCGGAGTTCGGCCTGCGCGTGCCGTTCTACGCGGCCGGCGTCGCGGGGCTGATCGCCGCTGCGCTCACGCTGTTCGTGCTGCGCGAATCGAATCCGGCGCAGGCAGGCGCGGCCGCAGCGGACCCTACGGCGCAGCCGTCCGCAGCATCCGGCGGCCGCCGGAGCAGCCTGATCGGCCAGCTGTTGACGTCCCACCGCGAGCCGTACTTCTTCAGCCTCATCGTCGTCTTCACGCTGTCGTTCGGCCTCGCCAACTTCGAGACGGTGTTCGGCCTGTTCGTCGACCACCGGTTCGGCTTCGAGCCGAAGGACATCGCCTTCATCATCACGTTCGGCTCCATCGCCGGCGCCGTCGTACAGGTGACCACCTTCGGCTGGATCCTGAACCGGTTCGGCGAGAAGCGCGTCATCTCGATCTGTCTGCTCTTCGCCGGCGCGTTCATCCTGCTGACGCTGTTCGTGCACACGTTCTGGCTCATCTTCGCCGTGACGTTCGTCGTCTTCCTCGCGATCGACATCCTGCGTCCTGCCATCAGCACGCAGATGTCCAAGCTCGCGGGCGCCGACCAGGGCTACGTGGCCGGACTGAACTCGGCCTTCACGAGCCTCGGCAACATCGCCGGACCGATCGTCGCGGGCGTGCTGTTCGACCTCCATATCGGAGCGCCGTACGCGCTGGCAAGCATCGTGCTGCTGCTCTGCTTCGTCCTCTCGACGAGGCTGCGGAGCGGCGAGCCGGGAGCGAGCCGCTAA
- a CDS encoding TetR/AcrR family transcriptional regulator, translating into MNKKQQQTEQTRKRIADAARALFVQKGYKATSIDEIVKATGSSAGNIYYHFKSKEGLILHLLDEWNREWEDHWLAEEVRYETAAGKLYGMAEHLALDQWSHPLSKAVDEFFNLSDKTTDVEERMQGIVEGYLAFNRQLLQKGVDSGEFAIRDVETAALLLDSLLYGLSQHAKRMTRDEALAAYRAGMDAFLYGIAGAAR; encoded by the coding sequence TTGAACAAGAAGCAGCAGCAGACGGAGCAGACGAGGAAACGGATCGCCGACGCCGCGCGGGCGCTGTTCGTGCAGAAGGGCTACAAGGCGACGTCGATCGACGAGATCGTCAAGGCGACCGGCTCCAGCGCCGGCAACATCTACTACCATTTCAAGAGCAAGGAAGGGCTCATCCTCCATCTGCTCGACGAGTGGAACCGCGAGTGGGAGGACCACTGGCTCGCCGAGGAAGTCCGCTACGAGACGGCGGCCGGCAAGCTGTACGGCATGGCCGAGCATCTCGCGCTCGACCAGTGGAGCCATCCGCTCTCCAAGGCGGTCGACGAATTTTTCAATCTGTCCGACAAGACGACGGACGTCGAGGAGCGGATGCAAGGCATCGTGGAAGGCTACCTGGCCTTCAACCGCCAGCTGCTGCAAAAGGGCGTCGACAGCGGCGAATTCGCGATCCGGGACGTGGAGACGGCGGCGCTCCTGCTCGACAGCCTGCTGTACGGCCTCAGCCAGCATGCCAAGCGCATGACGCGAGACGAGGCTCTCGCCGCCTATCGCGCCGGGATGGACGCGTTTTTGTACGGAATCGCCGGAGCGGCCCGCTGA
- a CDS encoding DMT family transporter, which translates to MGYGLVLLATLAWSFVGVLVKTAAPMLDSFAISFGRFFFGVLFLGIYMLARGRGLRLHLALKWIWIGGAAKAANYLFENAAITLGYSYSNILIPPVQTTAILLFSAWLLRERVSGRGWTAAALCMLGVALIGWNGMPLEELGSGGLTMLLLVLGGTGAGLHVISQRRLVGELDSGSMNLSAFAVSALLLAPLPPLQPGWGFVGDMSLAAWAAVLALGLITGLSFVWFAEGLKRVPLAAAALLGNVQALFTMLWSVLFFDEPMTIYVGLGSAVFIAGILWLQLPLLRRPSKPASAGA; encoded by the coding sequence ATGGGGTATGGGCTCGTGCTTCTGGCCACGCTGGCCTGGAGCTTCGTCGGCGTTCTGGTCAAGACCGCGGCGCCGATGCTGGACAGCTTCGCGATCTCGTTCGGACGCTTTTTCTTCGGCGTGCTGTTCCTGGGCATCTACATGCTCGCGCGCGGACGCGGGCTGCGGCTTCATCTGGCGCTCAAATGGATCTGGATCGGCGGCGCGGCCAAGGCCGCCAACTATCTGTTCGAGAACGCCGCGATCACGCTCGGCTACTCCTACTCCAACATCCTGATTCCGCCGGTGCAGACGACGGCGATCCTGCTGTTCTCCGCCTGGCTGCTGCGCGAGCGCGTATCCGGCCGCGGCTGGACGGCCGCCGCGCTGTGCATGCTCGGGGTCGCCCTCATCGGATGGAACGGCATGCCGCTGGAGGAGCTCGGCTCGGGCGGGCTGACGATGCTGCTGCTCGTGCTCGGAGGCACCGGAGCGGGCCTGCATGTCATCAGCCAGCGCCGCCTCGTCGGCGAGCTGGATTCCGGCAGCATGAACCTGTCGGCGTTCGCAGTCAGCGCGCTGCTGCTGGCGCCGCTCCCGCCGCTGCAGCCCGGCTGGGGCTTCGTCGGCGACATGTCGCTTGCCGCATGGGCGGCGGTGCTCGCGCTCGGCCTCATCACCGGGCTCAGCTTCGTCTGGTTCGCGGAAGGGCTGAAGCGCGTGCCGCTCGCCGCGGCCGCGCTGCTCGGCAACGTGCAGGCGCTGTTCACGATGCTCTGGTCGGTGCTGTTCTTCGACGAGCCGATGACGATCTATGTCGGCCTCGGCTCGGCCGTATTCATCGCCGGCATCCTGTGGCTGCAGCTGCCGCTCTTGAGGAGGCCCTCCAAGCCGGCCTCGGCGGGGGCTTGA